One Nicotiana tomentosiformis chromosome 1, ASM39032v3, whole genome shotgun sequence genomic window, aaacttgattccaaaagaggatGGTCATAGAAAATAAcaaaggctcaaaaggggtagCAAATGATATAAAGTGTTTGGATAGTAGAAAAAGGGCCTCCAAGCCTCGAGAACGCCAAACATATTATCTTTTTGCGATCATAGCATTGATGAACATGTCTATCTTTTTGGTGTGTCGCGGTCGAAAGACACTTTCCATCCAttaatgtcaaactttccaacaaacttcaattgattcttcCTCAAACCCGACCTTCACAATGATTTAAAGGCAAAGATCATTAACCTCCATGGGTATGACTATTCTAGTTCCACATGAATTTTGttcaagcttaattccaaagtgtttTCGATTCTTTATTCATCCTCAAAAATGTCTTGTTCTCAGTTatccaattcaagactaaatcCGTTTTTTAAGATCTGCCCAAAAATTtcacatgcatgtcatgtcactagaactgGCGACGCAAGAACTAAGCATAGAATGACACAAAAGGACAAACTGTATTTCATTGAGTAAATGATGGAAGGGTTTAACAACAAAACAAATGACCTAAAATCCGAGTTACAACCCTAAAATAACCCGgataataaaaatagcaacaaaacaGACATATAAGACTCACACAAACAGAATAGAGGGATAAAAGGGTTTGACTCAATAAAACGAATAAAATCTGGATCATAACCCTGAAACAACCCAGATAATAGAAAACACATCAAAAAAAGCTACCAATATTCCTTCCtagtgaggagggaatgacttttcaattgctaagctTGACATTTAGACACAAATTTGCTCATAAGAATCACCAGGGCTTCTCCAATTTCAATATTATTAACTTCAGCCAGCAAGTTCCCGAGAGGATTCTCATACTCCCTGTCACTGCACATCATCCCCacaaagtgtgcatcatcatgtGCAGGTAAATGATTCTGCGCGATATTCTGAGTGTCGCTGTCTTAGATTACAATCAATTTTTCCTCGATCATCCTTTCTACttctcttttcaaatcccgaTAGCTTTCAACATTGTGTCCCTGGGTATTGGAATGGTATTCACATCTTTTAGAAGGGTCAAAGCTTCTAGAATGTGGGTCCACATGATTTGGAGGAATAGGTGCAATCATGTCATAatgctttaatttctcaaacaagCTTGCATAGGACTCTCCTATTGGTGTAAAATTGTCTTTCAACATTTTTTTCCCTCTATACCCCTGGCATGGATGTGGGTTATAGGGCATTTGAAAATTTTGTGGAGACTGGTGGAGATTTTGTGGTGCTGGTGCTCGCCTTCTGGGGTGTCTTGGTGGCTGGACAACATACTGAGGTGGAGCAAAAGAGTATTGTGGGTTCTGAGGTGGATAGTAGTGCTTAGAGGAATCATAGGAAACCAGACGATGCTTCTCATACCTTCGGGATGTTCTCCTTGGAGCTCTTCTCGACCCTGACGTTATCATCGTTTCTTCATCCTTATCATCAGTGTCACTAAAATTAATAGATTCAATATGGACAGCCTGAGTTGCGGCTTTGAGAACtgcttgacttataattttgCCAGTCGTAAGGTCATTCTCAGCTATGTCCCCCATTTTGATTGCTTCCAAGAAGGATTTGCCAACTAcggacatcatgttttgaaaataatctggCTCTTGAGCCTAAAGGAAGAAAGTGATTAGCTCGTggtcatccatgggtggcttaactctaggcGCTTGCTCTCAccatttaatggcatattccCTGAAACTTTCAGTTGGTTTCTTCTTCAGGTTTGAAATGGAATTGTAGTCTGGGGCGACGTCGATGTTGTATTGGAAGTGTTTGACAAAGGCCCGGGCCATATCACCCCAGACATAACAGCGAAATGTGTCTTGATCCATAAACCATTTGGAGGCTACTCCCGTAAgtctttccccaaaataagccatcagcaatTCCTCATTTCCTCCCACACCTCTTAGttgattgcaataccttttcaggTGGGCTATGGGGTCTCCATGTCcatcatacttttcaaatttgGGAGTCTTGAAACCTAGTGGCAAACGAACATcagggaacatgcatagatccTTGAAGGCAATACTATTATGACCTGCCAACCCTTGCATGCTTTTCAACTGTTGTTCTAAGCTTTTCATTCTTTGGGTCATTTCTACTTGCGCCATCTTTTGGGCAGGCTTCTCAATCTTTGCAGGAAGATCAAATAGGTACGAGTGGTACTCAGGAGAGTGGTACTATTCTTGCTGGGTAGCAAATTGTGGCTCATAAGTTTTCCTCTACACTACCGTCGGTAGTGGATGGTGAAAACGGGCATACCAGTAGTGGTTGTCTGATTGGTTGTCAATGGCACACTTTGGGAGCACGCAACAGAAGTTCCAGCTGTAGTCATACAATTGGGATAAAGACTGAACCCAGGTGGATAGGATTGATCAGGCAATGAGACCGGAATGGTAGTAGTCAAAATGGATGTGAACTCTGGGAAACCATGAATAGAAAAAGGCGGTCCTTGGCCATTGGCCCATGCTTGACACATTTCAGTCATTTGCTGCTTCAGTACGCTATTTTCCTCAACCACAGTAGACTCTTGTTGAACCCTCTGACCCTGAGCTTCTTGAGTACCCGTAACAACTTCTATGTGAGTTGTCATTTTCTCTTGGATCTTGTGTTGTGAGCTTACGACAAACCGACCACCTCAAACGTTCTTCACCATTCAAAAACAAAGAACACGTTAGAATGGGCTCACTCAATTATTATcaattatttttttggattttgaattttaaaaatggtcgatcgaacctgatgtgggttgcctacgtatcatgtgggaacataaATCAtatcttgcgtagttcggaaaGATTagaaataaaggaaataaactaactcttttttttatttggattttgattttcttttaaatttcgaaaagaaaaacttataaataagaaagaaaatatttttggatttcgattttgtctattttattttttatttattaaaattttttgaaaagaaagacttctaaagaaaaaaaaaatactttttttgaatttggattttgattttctagaatttcgaaagaaaaacttctaaagaagaaagaattattttttggatttttggacttttattttgaatttatgaaagaaatacttctaaagaaaaaagaaaatatttttgaatcttgaattttcttttcaattttcgcaagaagaatgaaaatatttttggattttgagaagaaattaaaaaggaaatgtttttgtatttctttaaaaattagggtctaaaagaaagactttctaaagaaggaagtaaaggaaaatacttttgaattttttaaaaattgggggccggaaccgatgaggtttgcctacgtatctcacatccggtgagaatcagacccgcatagttgggtaaaaccactctctgaccgagaggtattgagtgggtaattgagagttgatagttataatacaccccaatcaacaaaacaagcattacgGTGTTTATCCCATGAGGCAAACACCTAGATAATGGTCACAAAACTAGGCTTTTTACCAATTTGAAAAACCTCAAAACTACTATtcctagtcttctttctttattctaAAATCTTTAGTGTAAAACTATAAATAGAAACAAacctttttgtggaagtgcaaatcaagataattcaatcacgcgcattagaatatatacccCAAAGTCCCATattagctccctgtggattcgaccccaacgcttagttgggttttattattgcaaaCGGCCGTTTCATATCTCTATTGAGGTGTGCAATTGGA contains:
- the LOC138908847 gene encoding uncharacterized protein, producing the protein MAQVEMTQRMKSLEQQLKSMQGLAGHNSIAFKDLCMFPDVRLPLGFKTPKFEKYDGHGDPIAHLKRYCNQLRGVGGNEELLMAYFGERLTGVASKWFMDQDTFRCYVWGDMARAFVKHFQYNIDVAPDYNSISNLKKKPTESFREYAIKW